The following are from one region of the Jatrophihabitans telluris genome:
- a CDS encoding winged helix-turn-helix transcriptional regulator has translation MGFIRGDLFDPDCPTRLILDRVGDKWTVLVVSALSERTLRFSELRARVGGVAPKVLTQTLRALERDGILHRKIYAEVPPRVEYSLTELGRSLIGPIETIQAWAEEYMHRVVINRERFDRAGSGAVGE, from the coding sequence ATGGGCTTCATTCGGGGTGACCTGTTCGATCCCGACTGTCCGACCCGGCTGATCCTGGACAGAGTGGGCGACAAGTGGACCGTCCTGGTCGTCTCTGCTCTGTCTGAGCGCACCCTGCGATTCAGTGAGCTCCGGGCTCGGGTCGGCGGGGTGGCGCCCAAGGTGCTCACCCAAACGCTGCGGGCGCTTGAGCGTGACGGCATCCTGCACCGGAAGATCTACGCGGAGGTCCCGCCCCGCGTGGAGTACAGCCTGACCGAGCTCGGGCGCTCCCTGATCGGGCCGATCGAGACCATTCAGGCCTGGGCCGAGGAGTACATGCACCGGGTCGTGATCAACCGTGAGCGCTTCGATCGAGCAGGC
- a CDS encoding NAD(P)-dependent oxidoreductase yields MKIAVIGGTGMVGSRVVAEAATRGHQVTAVSRKGDAQASDQVTPVRADATDPGVLADLGRLAADHDVVVSAIGPSREPDGDPAAFSDTLVALAGAVKPTRLLVVGGAGSLLAAPGVRLVDTPDFPQAYKAESLAAAASLEALRSLPDSGEWVYLSPAPVIAPGTRTGRYAVSDETPAGEHISAEDFAVALIDEIERPAHHNTRFTVAN; encoded by the coding sequence ATGAAGATCGCAGTAATCGGCGGAACCGGCATGGTCGGCTCCCGAGTAGTGGCCGAGGCCGCCACCCGCGGACACCAGGTGACGGCCGTGAGCCGCAAAGGTGATGCGCAGGCCTCGGATCAGGTGACGCCGGTCCGGGCCGACGCGACCGATCCCGGCGTCCTGGCCGACCTGGGACGGCTGGCGGCCGATCATGACGTGGTCGTGTCCGCGATCGGACCCAGTCGTGAGCCAGACGGTGACCCCGCCGCGTTCAGCGACACGCTGGTCGCGCTGGCCGGGGCTGTGAAACCGACGCGCCTGCTCGTCGTCGGTGGTGCCGGCTCGTTGCTGGCCGCGCCCGGCGTCCGACTGGTCGACACCCCGGACTTCCCGCAGGCCTACAAGGCCGAGTCGCTCGCCGCGGCCGCCTCCCTCGAGGCGTTGCGCTCGCTGCCGGACAGCGGTGAGTGGGTCTACCTCTCGCCGGCACCGGTGATCGCCCCCGGCACGCGCACCGGCCGCTACGCCGTCAGCGACGAGACTCCGGCCGGTGAACACATCTCCGCCGAGGACTTCGCGGTCGCGCTGATCGACGAGATCGAACGGCCGGCTCACCACAACACCCGATTCACCGTCGCCAACTGA
- the rpsT gene encoding 30S ribosomal protein S20 — protein MANIKSQIKRIKTNEAARLRNKSVKSSLKTAVRAFRAAADAGDKDKAATAYLHASRQLDKAVSKGVIHSNQAANKKSAMAQRANAL, from the coding sequence GTGGCGAATATCAAGTCCCAGATCAAGCGGATCAAGACCAACGAGGCCGCTCGGCTGCGCAACAAGAGCGTGAAGAGCTCGCTCAAGACGGCCGTCCGCGCCTTCCGTGCGGCGGCCGACGCAGGCGACAAGGACAAGGCGGCTACCGCCTACCTGCACGCCTCGCGGCAGCTCGACAAGGCCGTGAGCAAGGGCGTCATCCACTCCAACCAGGCAGCGAACAAGAAGTCGGCGATGGCGCAGCGCGCCAACGCCCTCTGA
- the holA gene encoding DNA polymerase III subunit delta, which translates to MSSPSSTVPPLTLVVGDEEFLISRALDSIRQRAMAADPNTEVHEVDAVGLESVELIQLLSPSLFGGGRLIVFRSAQDLPASAVASVLPMLLDTDPETLIVVQHLGGAKGKAVLDFLRKARPAEIACAKVTRPEERMNFLREEVSRFRGRMTADGAAALIDAVGTDLREISAVVAQLIGDTGGTIDATAVAAYHRGRAEMTGFAVADEVVVGNTSTALTNLRWALNIGVPHVLLADAIAEGVRSVARVSGAGPGDPFALAPALGMPPWKVKRARSQARGWNDEGLTEAMAIAAALNADVKGNAADPDYALESAVRKIIAARAQGARRRG; encoded by the coding sequence ATGTCCAGCCCGTCCAGTACCGTGCCGCCGCTCACGCTGGTGGTCGGGGACGAGGAATTCCTGATCAGTCGCGCGCTGGACTCGATCCGTCAACGCGCGATGGCCGCCGATCCGAACACCGAGGTCCACGAGGTCGACGCCGTTGGCCTCGAGTCGGTGGAACTGATCCAGCTGCTCAGCCCGTCGTTGTTCGGTGGCGGCCGGCTCATCGTCTTCCGCTCGGCCCAGGACCTCCCGGCCTCCGCCGTCGCGAGCGTGCTCCCGATGCTGCTCGACACCGATCCGGAAACTCTCATCGTGGTCCAGCACCTCGGCGGTGCGAAGGGCAAAGCAGTTCTGGACTTCCTCCGCAAAGCACGCCCGGCTGAGATCGCGTGTGCCAAAGTCACCCGTCCCGAGGAGCGCATGAACTTCCTCCGAGAGGAGGTGAGCCGCTTTCGTGGACGGATGACCGCGGACGGGGCGGCCGCGCTGATCGACGCGGTCGGTACCGACCTGCGCGAGATCTCCGCCGTCGTTGCCCAGCTGATCGGTGACACCGGTGGCACGATCGATGCCACGGCGGTCGCCGCCTACCACCGTGGCCGGGCGGAGATGACCGGATTCGCCGTCGCCGACGAGGTCGTCGTCGGCAACACCTCCACCGCTCTGACAAACCTTCGGTGGGCGTTGAACATCGGGGTCCCGCACGTCCTCCTCGCCGACGCCATCGCCGAAGGGGTGAGGTCGGTCGCGCGGGTTTCGGGCGCCGGGCCGGGCGATCCCTTCGCGCTGGCTCCGGCCCTCGGGATGCCGCCGTGGAAGGTCAAACGAGCCCGGTCCCAGGCGCGCGGGTGGAATGACGAGGGCCTCACGGAGGCCATGGCGATAGCCGCCGCCCTGAACGCCGACGTCAAGGGCAACGCGGCCGATCCCGACTATGCGCTGGAATCAGCGGTGCGCAAGATCATCGCGGCCCGAGCCCAAGGCGCGCGCCGCCGAGGCTGA
- a CDS encoding ComEA family DNA-binding protein yields MRRGSEGLSRWRRAALSRAAEFGVRAGAPELAGPALSDQPGYDGRHRSGPGPQPFSRYRTVVEHRTALAVTLVAVVVAVLSLMWLSASQPRSLAGAGAATSAAHPAESANPTKGLRASSPGATSVERAGLSALPQASAGTATSAGSLIAPASGSVVVVDVAGKVRRPGVYRLPAGSRVIDAVHAAGGANPGLDLATVNLARSLIDGEQIAIGITGVAAPAVPAPSGGTGSAAGGSSAPVNLNTATADQLDALPGVGPVLAQRIVDYRSQHGRFVSVDQLNSVPGIGDSKFADLAPLVSVS; encoded by the coding sequence GTGCGACGAGGTTCGGAGGGGTTGTCCCGGTGGCGGCGGGCCGCGCTGTCCAGAGCGGCGGAGTTCGGCGTGCGCGCCGGCGCTCCCGAATTGGCGGGCCCGGCCCTGTCGGACCAGCCCGGCTACGACGGACGCCATCGATCCGGTCCCGGTCCGCAGCCGTTCAGTCGGTATCGGACCGTCGTCGAGCACCGGACCGCCTTGGCGGTCACGCTGGTGGCCGTAGTTGTCGCCGTCTTGTCGCTGATGTGGCTCAGCGCCTCCCAACCGCGCTCCCTGGCGGGCGCTGGCGCAGCAACGTCGGCCGCGCACCCGGCTGAGTCCGCCAACCCTACGAAGGGCCTGCGCGCTTCCTCCCCGGGCGCGACATCGGTGGAGCGAGCCGGGCTGAGCGCGTTACCCCAGGCATCGGCTGGGACGGCGACGTCGGCCGGGTCGTTGATTGCGCCGGCTTCTGGTTCCGTCGTCGTCGTCGACGTCGCGGGCAAGGTGCGCCGGCCCGGGGTCTACCGCCTGCCCGCGGGGTCTCGTGTGATCGACGCGGTGCACGCGGCGGGCGGAGCCAACCCGGGTCTGGACCTGGCCACCGTCAACCTGGCCCGCTCGCTCATCGACGGCGAGCAGATCGCCATCGGGATCACCGGGGTGGCCGCGCCAGCGGTTCCCGCCCCATCCGGCGGAACCGGTTCGGCAGCCGGGGGCTCGAGCGCGCCGGTGAATCTGAACACCGCCACTGCCGATCAGCTGGACGCCCTTCCAGGGGTGGGCCCCGTGCTTGCGCAGCGCATCGTCGACTATCGCAGCCAGCACGGCCGGTTCGTCTCGGTCGATCAGCTCAATTCGGTGCCGGGGATCGGCGACTCCAAGTTCGCCGACCTTGCCCCGCTGGTGTCCGTCTCGTGA
- a CDS encoding endonuclease/exonuclease/phosphatase family protein encodes MTTLRLLVYNIRSLRDDADAVMRVIKSAEPNVVAIQEAPRFLRWRATAAGIARRSGLVVVGGGRPAAANLLLCGLEVEVEHQADVLFSKDRKLHQRGSAIAAMRLSGAPFAVAGIHLDLAAEPRLRHVRELHQAIDREVPPDFPIIVAGDTNDDPGSRVWQALQTRGVDAWASAGTGDGITSSVAVPRRRIDAAFVDPRLTVSGVSVLNTPDVRIASDHRPLLIEISLSQ; translated from the coding sequence GTGACGACGCTGCGGCTGCTGGTCTACAACATCCGGTCCCTTCGCGATGACGCGGACGCGGTCATGCGGGTGATCAAATCCGCGGAGCCGAACGTCGTCGCCATCCAGGAGGCGCCGCGGTTCCTGCGCTGGCGGGCGACCGCTGCCGGGATCGCGCGACGCAGCGGCCTCGTCGTCGTCGGTGGCGGCCGACCGGCGGCGGCCAACCTGTTGCTGTGCGGGCTCGAGGTCGAGGTCGAGCACCAGGCGGACGTGTTGTTCAGCAAGGACCGCAAGCTGCACCAACGGGGCAGCGCGATCGCGGCGATGCGGCTGAGCGGAGCTCCGTTCGCGGTCGCCGGCATCCACCTCGACCTCGCCGCAGAACCACGGTTGCGCCATGTCCGCGAACTGCACCAGGCGATCGACCGCGAGGTCCCACCCGACTTTCCGATCATCGTCGCCGGGGACACCAACGACGATCCCGGCTCCCGGGTCTGGCAGGCCCTGCAGACGCGCGGGGTGGACGCGTGGGCCAGCGCCGGAACCGGAGACGGGATCACCTCCAGCGTCGCCGTACCGCGACGCCGGATCGACGCGGCGTTCGTAGATCCTCGGCTGACCGTGAGTGGCGTCTCGGTACTCAACACTCCGGACGTTCGGATCGCCAGCGATCATCGGCCACTGCTGATCGAGATCAGCCTTTCCCAATAG
- a CDS encoding DegV family protein, producing MPRSQRVVVVTDSTSYLPDGLAASLNVAVVPLQVDLAGHSGREGDEISPQEVTEVLRAKGLVTTSRPAPADFAAVYRTVLEAGADAVVSVHLSAQLSGTCDSARIAARDFESNGRSVVTVVDSRATAMALGFSVMAAAHAAGENAEAADVAQAAIRCVDRSSALFYVDSLEWLHRGGRIGTAAAMLGTALAVKPLLHLVDGRIMPLEKVRTSGKAIARLVELAVGAAGDNEVDVAVQHLAAPDRADDVARQLKELLPRLRELHLSEVGAVVGAHVGPGLLGVVVHRL from the coding sequence ATGCCGAGGTCGCAGCGCGTTGTCGTCGTGACCGACTCGACCTCCTACCTACCCGACGGCTTGGCGGCGTCGCTGAACGTCGCGGTGGTGCCGCTGCAGGTGGATCTCGCCGGGCACTCCGGCCGAGAGGGTGACGAGATCTCCCCGCAGGAGGTGACCGAGGTGCTGCGCGCCAAGGGGTTGGTCACTACTTCCCGGCCCGCTCCGGCAGACTTCGCCGCGGTGTACCGCACGGTGCTCGAGGCGGGCGCGGACGCGGTCGTGTCGGTGCACCTGTCCGCTCAACTGTCGGGCACCTGCGACTCGGCTCGCATCGCCGCTCGTGACTTCGAGAGCAACGGCCGGTCCGTGGTTACCGTGGTGGATTCTCGTGCGACGGCCATGGCGCTGGGATTCAGCGTTATGGCGGCCGCGCACGCGGCCGGTGAAAACGCCGAGGCGGCGGACGTTGCCCAGGCGGCGATCCGGTGCGTGGACCGTAGCTCGGCGCTGTTCTACGTCGACTCGCTGGAATGGCTGCACCGCGGCGGCCGCATCGGCACCGCCGCCGCCATGCTGGGGACGGCCTTGGCGGTCAAGCCGTTGCTGCACCTGGTGGACGGCCGGATCATGCCGCTGGAGAAGGTGCGGACCTCCGGCAAGGCGATCGCGCGGCTGGTCGAACTTGCCGTCGGCGCCGCCGGCGACAACGAGGTGGACGTGGCCGTTCAGCATCTGGCCGCGCCGGACCGGGCCGACGACGTGGCCAGGCAGCTGAAAGAACTCCTACCCCGCCTACGCGAACTGCATCTGTCGGAGGTCGGAGCCGTCGTCGGTGCGCACGTCGGCCCCGGCCTGCTCGGGGTCGTTGTTCACCGGCTCTGA
- a CDS encoding histidine phosphatase family protein, with the protein MLRRIVILRHGRTQWNAQRRYQGQSDPPLDSVGQAQAIQAAALIAAMDPDVLISSDLQRAKHTADKVGSLAGLPVEVDKRLRERNLGHWEGLTRDEVAARYPDEFADWLAGRDVTRRGGESRQEVADRAMGVVAELRDVELAVFVSHGATAMCLTAALLGLPQTPSVLGPLANCHWTELRDDGQGWNLRAHNAGPPGPVIPLISPDNEPADADA; encoded by the coding sequence GTGCTCCGACGGATCGTCATCCTCCGGCACGGCCGCACCCAGTGGAACGCGCAACGGCGCTACCAAGGTCAGTCCGACCCGCCGTTGGACTCCGTAGGCCAGGCCCAGGCCATCCAGGCCGCCGCGCTGATCGCCGCGATGGATCCGGACGTGCTGATCTCCTCAGACCTTCAGCGCGCCAAGCACACCGCCGACAAGGTGGGCTCGCTCGCCGGGTTGCCGGTGGAAGTGGACAAGCGCCTGCGCGAACGCAACCTCGGCCACTGGGAGGGGCTTACCCGAGACGAGGTCGCGGCGCGCTACCCCGACGAGTTCGCAGACTGGCTCGCCGGCCGCGACGTCACTCGGCGGGGTGGTGAGAGCCGCCAAGAAGTCGCCGATCGCGCGATGGGCGTTGTTGCTGAACTTCGCGATGTCGAGCTGGCCGTGTTCGTCAGCCACGGCGCTACCGCGATGTGCCTGACCGCCGCCTTGCTCGGCCTGCCCCAGACCCCGTCAGTGCTCGGCCCGCTCGCCAACTGTCACTGGACCGAGCTGCGCGACGACGGTCAGGGCTGGAACCTACGCGCGCACAACGCCGGCCCGCCGGGACCGGTGATCCCGCTGATCTCACCGGACAACGAACCGGCCGACGCGGACGCCTGA
- the rsfS gene encoding ribosome silencing factor: MSATDNAVELAQVAGHAAADKLATDIVLIDVSDRLAITDVFVIATGSNERQVEAIVDEVEEKLRLAGVKPLRREGKRDGRWVLLDYAEIVVHVQHSEERVFYSLERLWKDCPFIAFDPEAATPVIATVTASVGNAADDSDDSDDSDHAGSNHSAHTDSDADSDADGGADGGADGDVDGDADQTADQTAAGEA; encoded by the coding sequence GTGAGTGCAACTGACAACGCCGTCGAACTAGCCCAGGTCGCCGGGCACGCTGCCGCCGACAAGCTGGCCACCGACATCGTCCTGATCGACGTGAGCGATCGCCTGGCCATCACCGACGTGTTCGTGATCGCCACCGGCAGCAACGAACGCCAGGTCGAGGCCATCGTCGACGAGGTCGAGGAGAAGCTGCGCCTGGCCGGCGTGAAACCGCTCCGCCGCGAAGGCAAGCGCGACGGGCGCTGGGTATTGCTGGACTACGCCGAGATCGTGGTCCACGTGCAGCACTCCGAGGAGCGCGTCTTCTACTCGCTCGAGCGCCTGTGGAAGGACTGCCCCTTCATCGCGTTCGACCCGGAGGCAGCGACGCCGGTCATCGCCACCGTCACCGCTTCGGTCGGCAACGCGGCTGACGACAGCGACGACAGCGACGACAGCGACCATGCCGGCAGTAACCACAGCGCCCACACGGACAGCGATGCCGACAGCGATGCCGACGGCGGCGCCGACGGCGGCGCCGACGGCGATGTCGACGGCGATGCCGACCAAACCGCCGACCAAACCGCCGCCGGTGAGGCCTGA
- the hpf gene encoding ribosome hibernation-promoting factor, HPF/YfiA family gives MEIVVRGRNVEVPDHYRQHVAEKLARIERYDDRILRADVELLHEKNPRQSEICQRVEITCRTRGPVVRAEACAADFYKALDSAVDRLERKFRQAADRRRVHHGRHTPKSVAAATGALVEPPPSVGVALAELDVDDSGPYDGPGQVVREKEHPAKPMTIDQALFEMELVGHDFFLFADADSGRASVVYRRKGYDYGVIRLVE, from the coding sequence GTGGAGATCGTCGTCAGGGGCCGTAATGTCGAGGTCCCGGATCATTACCGTCAGCATGTCGCCGAGAAACTTGCCCGCATCGAACGGTACGACGATCGGATACTGCGAGCCGATGTAGAGCTCCTGCACGAGAAGAATCCACGGCAGTCCGAGATTTGCCAGCGCGTCGAGATCACCTGCCGGACCCGCGGGCCGGTCGTGCGCGCTGAGGCCTGCGCAGCCGATTTCTACAAGGCCCTCGACAGCGCGGTCGACCGCCTGGAGCGCAAGTTCCGCCAGGCAGCGGATCGGCGCCGTGTGCACCACGGCCGGCACACGCCGAAATCGGTCGCGGCGGCCACCGGTGCCCTGGTCGAGCCACCGCCGTCGGTGGGGGTCGCTCTGGCCGAGTTGGACGTCGACGACTCCGGTCCCTACGACGGTCCAGGGCAGGTGGTCCGTGAAAAGGAGCATCCGGCCAAGCCGATGACGATTGACCAGGCGTTGTTCGAGATGGAGCTCGTCGGGCACGACTTCTTCCTGTTCGCCGATGCCGACTCCGGCCGGGCGAGCGTGGTCTACCGGCGCAAGGGCTACGACTACGGGGTCATTCGCCTGGTGGAGTAG
- a CDS encoding ComF family protein codes for MTWMTWMTRTAGMTRMAGMAGMTKSLSELVFPLRCVVCGRAATAWCASCRPRPFAVTVTTDPVPIVAAARYDGAVRSALLAYKERRVLGLTDALGEYLHVALDAVDPAGRAVLVPVPSRASAARVRGGDHLLRLLRRTETVQPVARMLAVSPTVRDSAGLSEQQRRTNLDGRMWVVGPPPAVPLPLSGAGVPPLVLVDDIVTTASTIREAHRALSATGWPVLGAVVIAATQRRKPLIRPGNRASAAPRGRADRVTDLSPIRPEITAQ; via the coding sequence ATGACGTGGATGACGTGGATGACCCGGACGGCGGGGATGACGCGGATGGCGGGGATGGCGGGAATGACGAAGAGCCTGTCCGAATTGGTGTTCCCGTTGCGTTGCGTGGTGTGCGGGCGCGCTGCGACGGCCTGGTGCGCCTCGTGCCGGCCGCGCCCGTTCGCGGTCACCGTCACCACCGATCCCGTGCCGATCGTCGCGGCAGCGCGCTATGACGGCGCGGTCCGCAGCGCGTTGCTGGCCTACAAGGAGCGTCGAGTGCTCGGTTTGACCGATGCGCTGGGCGAATATCTGCACGTCGCGCTGGACGCTGTCGATCCGGCCGGGCGCGCTGTCCTCGTCCCGGTTCCCTCGCGGGCGTCGGCGGCGCGGGTCCGCGGCGGGGACCATCTACTGCGGTTACTGCGCCGCACCGAGACGGTCCAACCCGTGGCTCGGATGCTGGCCGTGTCGCCGACGGTGCGGGACTCCGCCGGCCTGTCCGAGCAGCAGCGCAGAACCAACCTCGACGGCCGGATGTGGGTGGTCGGCCCACCGCCGGCCGTGCCGTTGCCGCTGTCCGGCGCCGGTGTCCCACCGCTTGTGCTCGTCGATGACATCGTGACGACGGCCAGCACCATTCGCGAGGCGCATCGTGCCCTGTCCGCGACCGGCTGGCCCGTCCTCGGGGCCGTGGTCATCGCAGCGACGCAGCGTCGTAAACCCCTGATCCGGCCGGGCAATCGGGCGTCGGCCGCACCGCGCGGCAGGGCGGATCGCGTCACAGATTTGAGTCCGATTCGTCCTGAGATCACTGCACAGTGA
- a CDS encoding LpqB family beta-propeller domain-containing protein — MSRRSIRRPTHRAPSSSAVVAVLIAFCLVLAGCSGVPHSSRPEIVRPVNNTSPSVSVGQAPSAGDDPRAIVQGFLFDAVYPEAKHSLSRQYLAPDAANKWQDNPVTVVDDDNFSVGVTTAGGDAAQVEVQYRQVGEISAAGIFTPETAGTGVGKASTAVYTTRKVNGQWRIDSLPNGVFIRSTSFATRYLDRPLPLYFFDSTGTRLVPDIRYSALAEDEPVAQWLFTQLLAGPRPELQAAVQSEIPDSVDPKRAAVKLSGDVVEVELPGSSQLDSASRARLAIQLAFTFSTLAFGSAKLTLTDGGKPVTIPGAGTVFSASPDFTSYSPDNSATGAQQYYLRTGGLYSGLDNRPVSGPVGAGAYALTSLAVRRSGVAAVTVVGVDTSRRLMLGAASGPLIPVAVPSSGGSLSLPEFRPYTSSANPWVASGTTIYSIDAARVAHVVSTPASLSGGGLPKGEIETLRFSPEGARLAVVVKSAVDGTQALYIGSVVTTTNNVTSIEDFKAITPASVEVQDIAWKDATTLLMIANSGSSTRLQSVVSDGSQLRTLQAVNLPPGLSRVAAAIGQPAVVSAGPQGHLTLWVDRGPSWAPVSGSDQTSAGDAPAYAP, encoded by the coding sequence ATGAGCCGCAGATCGATCCGTCGGCCGACCCACCGTGCGCCGAGCTCGTCGGCGGTCGTCGCCGTCCTGATCGCGTTCTGCCTTGTTCTGGCGGGCTGTTCCGGCGTCCCGCACTCCTCCCGCCCCGAGATCGTCCGTCCCGTGAACAACACCTCGCCGTCGGTGTCGGTGGGCCAGGCTCCTTCGGCCGGTGACGATCCGCGCGCGATCGTGCAGGGATTCCTGTTCGACGCGGTCTACCCCGAGGCCAAGCACTCGCTGTCGCGGCAGTATCTCGCGCCGGACGCGGCCAACAAATGGCAGGACAACCCGGTGACGGTCGTCGACGACGACAACTTCTCGGTGGGTGTGACCACGGCCGGCGGTGACGCCGCTCAGGTGGAGGTCCAGTACCGGCAGGTCGGTGAGATCAGCGCCGCCGGGATCTTCACCCCGGAGACGGCCGGCACCGGGGTGGGCAAGGCGAGCACCGCCGTCTACACCACGCGCAAGGTCAACGGTCAGTGGCGAATCGACTCGCTGCCCAACGGCGTGTTCATCCGGTCGACCTCGTTCGCGACGCGCTACCTGGACCGTCCGTTGCCGCTCTACTTCTTCGACTCGACCGGCACCCGGCTGGTGCCCGACATTCGGTACTCCGCGCTTGCGGAGGACGAGCCGGTGGCGCAGTGGCTGTTCACCCAACTGCTGGCCGGACCCCGCCCGGAGTTGCAGGCAGCCGTTCAGAGCGAGATCCCGGACTCGGTCGATCCGAAGCGGGCAGCGGTCAAACTGTCCGGCGATGTGGTGGAGGTCGAGTTGCCGGGTTCGTCGCAGCTGGACTCGGCCTCCCGGGCGCGGCTGGCCATCCAGCTCGCTTTCACCTTTTCCACGCTGGCCTTCGGCTCGGCCAAGTTGACGCTGACCGACGGGGGCAAGCCGGTCACGATTCCCGGCGCCGGAACGGTGTTCTCCGCCTCGCCCGATTTCACCAGTTACTCACCGGACAACTCCGCGACCGGGGCCCAGCAGTACTACCTCCGCACCGGTGGGCTTTACAGCGGCCTGGACAATCGGCCGGTCAGCGGCCCCGTCGGCGCGGGCGCCTACGCCCTGACCTCCTTGGCGGTGCGACGTTCCGGTGTCGCGGCGGTCACCGTGGTCGGCGTCGACACCTCGCGTCGGCTGATGCTCGGAGCGGCCTCCGGACCCCTGATCCCGGTGGCCGTGCCCAGCTCCGGCGGCAGCTTGAGCCTGCCCGAGTTCCGTCCCTACACCAGCTCCGCCAACCCGTGGGTCGCCTCGGGCACGACCATCTACTCGATCGACGCGGCCCGGGTGGCGCACGTGGTGTCGACCCCGGCGAGCCTGTCCGGAGGCGGGCTGCCCAAGGGCGAGATCGAGACGCTGCGTTTCAGCCCGGAAGGTGCCCGCTTGGCGGTAGTGGTCAAGTCGGCCGTCGACGGAACCCAGGCGCTCTACATCGGCTCGGTGGTGACCACGACCAACAACGTCACGAGCATCGAGGACTTCAAGGCGATCACGCCGGCATCCGTCGAGGTCCAGGACATCGCGTGGAAAGACGCGACCACGCTGCTGATGATCGCCAACAGCGGATCGTCGACCCGCCTGCAGTCGGTGGTCTCCGACGGGTCGCAGTTGCGCACCTTGCAGGCGGTCAATCTGCCACCCGGGCTGAGCCGGGTCGCGGCTGCGATCGGTCAGCCCGCCGTCGTCTCGGCGGGTCCGCAGGGGCACCTCACCCTGTGGGTGGACCGTGGCCCGTCGTGGGCGCCCGTCTCGGGCAGTGACCAGACGTCGGCCGGCGACGCGCCGGCGTACGCCCCCTGA